The genomic window AAGCATGGGCGACGTCCTCGGCCAGCCTGTCGATGTACCCAGCGAAATGTGTGACTTCATGCACCTTCTTGGTCTTCATCCCAAGCGCCACATGCCTCGGGAGAACGGGCAGCTTCGGCTTGCTTGGGCGAAAAGACCGCTGCAGAGAGAACTTCCGGATGTCCTTGACATAGCGGAGCAGCGTCTCTGGAGGtgccccggcgccgcccgtcTCAGGGGTGAGCGAGGTCAGATCATCTCGCATCAGAAAATCCAACAGAGCCATTGGCTCCGTCCGCAAGAGATAGTCCTGCCATTCCTTCGGGACTGCCGACTTAAAGAGACCCGGCTCTGCGGTGTAAAAGTCGAGAATGtgcacgccgccgcagagAAACCGAAAGAGGTCCGAGTTCGCCGCGAAGTGCAACAGGCTTTCCACGTATTCCTCGGCTGAATGGAACTCATCCGAGTAGGGGAGCGGCCTGTCCGGCTTCGTCCGCAAGTCGCGCATAGTTTCGCCGTTTCCTACCGGCATTCGTCGCGGCAGCGAGTTGGTGAGTTGTGGCTCATGAAATGAAATTCATTTTAGGGGTCAGTGGGGGTCCCACTAGCTGGAGGTTCGCAGCCAGTTGCCAGCTGCTGCCAACAGGTGGGAGCCGCCTGGCAGCAATTCGCTGCGTCGGACTTTTACCAGCAAACAGCCAGCATCGAACGCATCGATAACTCTCGTTGTCGTGACACCGGCATGCCCCAGATATGCTCTTGAGAAATAGTCCCCTGAGTGTGTTTGGCTGCGACTGACAAGATGGTACGGACACACATCATTATTCACACCTGGGAATGAGGGACCATGCTGACTACAGCGCCAGGTGTTCATCTTCGGCGTCAACTTCCACGAGCAAAAGCTCGTCAAGGTGCGCGCCCGCCCACATCTCCTCGTACTCCCTGTCAGCGCACTCACCTTTTCATAGAAAGCGCTCGAGTCCTTCTACGCCCTCGGCCCGCAGACATCGGCGCGCATTCTTGCCAAATACAGCATTCACCCGAGGGCGAAGATGGGCAGCCTGCAGCCCAAGACCCTCACTGCGCTGACGGCCGAGTTGTCGACCATGACCATCGAAAACGATGCGCGGAAGATCGTCCGGGATAACATCAGTCGGCTACGTGACATGGGCACATATCGCGGCAGGCGCCACGCCATGAATCTCCCCGTCCGCGGCCAGCGGACAAGGAACCAAATTGCGACGGCCAGGAAGCTCAACAAGATCCAGCGGGCGGGTTAGGAGGGAATGGACAGGTTCAAGCGAAGGGGCTGATGCACGGAATCTGGGTCTGGGCGAGCTACGCACCGCTAGGTCATGGCATGGGTCGGCTTATATTGAGTTGTCTCGGTTGGCAACCGTGTTCGGAGGAAGGGAAGGTGGATGAATATCTGCTGGCCCAGCTAGAGCAGGCCCGGCTTTGCTTCCTTGTACAATATGTGGGATGTATTCGGCAATGACTTCGATACCAACATTCTGACAGGCCGCTGCAGAGCGGGGACCGATCAGAGCCCCCGGTCCGTGTTTCGGAGCCCTGCCGAGAAGAGATCAGGCAGGTCGTCTTCCAGCACCGGCTCGCCGCTCTTCTGCATCTCCTCAGCAACAACTTCAACCTCCCTCCACACCCGGAGCAGATTCCCTCCCACCACCTTCGAcgcgtcctcgtcgctcaCTCCTTGTCGCAGCAGCTCAGCCACCAGGCTCGGAAACTGGGACACATCATCCAATCCCTCTGGCGTGGCCTGGATCCCATCGAAATCGCTCCCCAGCCCAACATGGTCGAACCCAATCCGCTCCCCGATATGCAAGATATGCCTCACCACCTGCCGCAGTGTCGAGTTTGCCGGATAAAACTCCGGCAGCCCGTCACCCCTATCAGGCGCCTCCACGCACGACACGAAGTCCGGACTGAAATTCACCATCACGAGCCCGCCCTTCTTCCCAACCCAGTCCAGCACCTCATCCGGCACATTCCGCGGGTGCGGACACAGCGCATACGCACTGGAATGACTAAAGATCACCGGCGCCCTGCTCCCCTCCCAACTCCCCGAACCCTCTCCCGCATCCTCCCTCGCGCCCAAGACGTCCAGCATGGTATCGACGCTCGTGTGCGACAGATCGACTATCATGCCCAGCCGATTCATCTCGCGGACCAGCCTCCTCCCCTCGGGGCTGACGCCGCCCCACACGGGCGGCGCCTTGCGCAAGGGGTGCTCCCacagcgcggcgtcggcgaagcGGTTGCCGCAGTTGTGCGTCAGCGTCGCGTAGCGCACGCCGAGCGCGTAGAACTGCcggaggacggcggccgAGTTGCCGATCTGGTGCAGGCCCTCGATGCCCAGGGGCGAGATGAGCCGGCCGTGATGGCGGAAATGATGGAGagcggcggtgctgctgagGGTGGGCGGGGAGAAAACCGACGGGTATGCTTGATGGAGGCGTGAGAGGACGTCGATTTGCCGCATCGTTTCTTGCACGGCTGGGTTGTGGGTCAATCGCGCACGCCTTAGGATGCCTGAGGTGTTTAAGGGGCGAAGGGCTGCTTACTGGAGTGGTAGTTCGCGTCTGAGTAGTCGGTGCCGTTTTGGGGGCACGGCCAGAAGACGCTCCAGAAGGCGCCGCCGTTCAGGCCGGCTTGAAGACGCGGCAGGTCGACGTGTCCCGGGAAGCCGCCCTCGCTGAACGGTTTGCTGAAGCTATCATTGTAGATGTGGTTGTTATGCACTGCCCTGATGAAGATGGCAAGGTCGTTGTGTCCGTCTATGAGGGCGGTTAGCGAGTGTCTACCGCACCAGGACACCGAGCGAGCTTACCGATCAAAGGGGTGTGATGCAGGATACGTCGAACACGCTCCTCAATGCTTCTGGGCTTTCCAGGGCGGATTCTATGGCCCAGACAGGCAGAGTGCCCAGAGCGCCAAaggaagaaagagaaaacCAACAATGGCAGTATCGCACACAAAGCGGCCTTAACAGCCCGGGACCTGCGATGTAGACGCGGAACGGGGCCGGAGTCGCCAGCCGGAGGACCGGCCCAGCCGGCCGGTCCGGGAAGGTCTGTGCCAGACTTCATCGACCACAACCTATGGATTGCAGTCAGGCGATGATGtggtacggaatacggaatagAGCAcctttcttttcctttctcGCGCTGGATACGGAGATGGAGACGGCGGATTAGCCCAAGCCCGAGATAGCAGGTCCATGCCACCACGGCTACGGTGCTTGGGATGACAAATGCGGTCAGGGGCCGACCCTGCCTCGTCTGAGGTGCCTTAACAAGAGCATGTTCCCAACAGGCCGCCCGGCATGAACGTCACGGGATTCCAACATACTCGATTTAGCGACGAAGGTAGAGGGGAAAAAGCCCGTACACAGAGCATCTGCCTTCCTTACTGAAACCGGGGTTCTCGTGGTCGCGGTGTCGGTAACCAACCTTGTTACCTGTCTACTGTGTAAGACGCTACCTTGGTACCTTGCCTTTTTCAGTCATGTTTCAGGTTTGTGCATGTGCGTCATCCAGGCACCGCAGCCTTGAAATGTGTATTCGGCTCACTCAAAATGGTTTAATCAGACGTGTTGCGCTCTGTGGCAGCAGTGACCAGTTCCGTTCTGTAGGTATTTGGAGAACAGTGTTTGTCCTCCCTGCGCGCTGTGCGAAATCCTTTCTCCTGCGGTTGGTGCATGTTTCAAGTGGCTAAGGACGACCTTGGATGCCCTGCCGAGGAGCAGCCCTCGGCCGTCGCTGTGGTTGTTTCCAGGTGGTCCCTGCCGCCCTGCAGGGGCTGAACGCTAAAGGTTAGCGTAGGATGGACGCTGGGACGAGAGGCCGCCATTTGCTAACGTCGACCTTGGTTGGAGACAGGCTGTCACCGACAACAAGCTGTGCGCCGTCCAATGAGACACAGCAGACACCTGCGCCTATCCTAGGTTCCATGGGCGCATTGCATGGCCTTGCTGTCTCCGTCTCTCAACACACAACACACACAACACGAGCCCTCTGTTTTTGCAGCCTCCCATATTCTCCGTTCAACCTCTCACTCATCTTCGGACGGCAAAATTCCCGTTTGTGAGCTGTTATATTGCACCTTGGATCTTGCAGCGGCACTTCCTTAAGCCGCCCTGAATTCTTTTGACCTAACCGACGGGACCTCGTGGACCCCAGGCCAGACCAGGATTTAGCTCAGCCTCAGCCTCTCACAGTCGCGCGGCCGCAATCTCTGGGCCTCCCCTGCTGCATCGGAGCTGTGCCACCACTGGCTCCCAGGAAACCCAACAAACCAACACCCAAACGATTCCGCCATCTGGATTTTTAGTGCCCCAGCAAGCTGGCAAACTGACCACGAcgcctcgacgacgccatCGCACTCGTAGCAAAGATGCCAGGCTTTGCAGATTCGTTCTGGTCGACAGACTACGCCGCAGGTGAGCTGCTTCTCCCCGGGCATCTGGGCAAGGAGGGATGACCGTCCCTTCGGGATCGCGCTGACCGACTACGAGGACTCGGGGTCTTGTTTGGCAAACTACAGCAAGGCGTCATTGAGAATCGCCAGGTCCTCACAATCGCCCGCatgcgcgccgaggccgaggagatcTACGGTCAGCGCCTGTCCGAAATCGCCCCTGCAGTCGACAAGATCCAAGGCGGGTTCGGCCGCGACGATGGCGCAAGCGTGCGCAAGGCGTACGAAGGCGTGCGATCCGAGATGGAGGATGCCGCCAGGAACCACAAGAAGATTGCGCAAAACATCCGCGATCTCGTAGTGAACCCCTTCTCGCGCTGGTGCGACGCCCACGAAGCCCGGATCCAAGACTCGCAGGAGGAGCTGCAGGCGCGAATCAAGGCGCACGATAAGCAGGCTGAGGCCGTGAAGAAGCTCAGGAGCAACTACTTCAGCAAGTGCCGTCTCGTTGAGGACCTAGAGGAGGAGAACAAGCTCGCCTTCCAAGATCCCGAGACCAGCCCCAAACAGAAGCAGAATGTTCCTCAGATCAAGGTGGAGCAGGAGCCCGTCCAAGAAGACGAGCCTCTCGAGATTGGCGATCAGATGTACACCCCGGAACAGATCAAGAAATTGCTCGCGCACATGTTGACCACCGTCAAGATGGGCGAGACGAAGGTCCCGATCCTCGGCACCTACCAAAACACTTCTGCCGGCACAGACATTGTGGATTACATTCAGCAGCACATGGGGAGC from Thermothielavioides terrestris NRRL 8126 chromosome 1, complete sequence includes these protein-coding regions:
- a CDS encoding putative mitochondrial 37S ribosomal protein SWS2, with the translated sequence MVFIFGVNFHEQKLVKKALESFYALGPQTSARILAKYSIHPRAKMGSLQPKTLTALTAELSTMTIENDARKIVRDNISRLRDMGTYRGRRHAMNLPVRGQRTRNQIATARKLNKIQRAG